In a genomic window of Bradyrhizobium sp. LLZ17:
- a CDS encoding protease pro-enzyme activation domain-containing protein — protein MASPTKRVALVNSARKLPKGAKLVGAADPKQEIEISVRLRAKRADDDKVMALGAQPPRERQYLSRAEFAEEMGADAADVAKIDDFAHQHELNVKSVHLASRTVKLTGTVKAMSAAFGVKLNNVRHDGATYRMRKGSVQIPPELEDIVVGVHGLDNRPVAQPHFRRRTATKGATARAGQGGSFSVEQIAQLYNFPGGETGAGQCIAIIELNDIDQKGHPTGAGYKTADLKTFFKKAGIAMPQIAPASVDGGANKPGHSDADGEVVLDIEVAGAIAPGAKIVVYFAPNTTNGFIDAVKAAVHDTARKPSVISISWGGPEDPENSQQFIDGLNEAIRDAAAMGVTVCVASGDNGSADMGQGWDGKPHADFPASSPFALACGGTNLKAPNGHIDEVVWNGGLQGGAGGGGVSVMFAQPKYQAHAHVPKSPTHQSGRGVPDVAGDADPATGYQIFLNGVVTTIGGTSAVAPLMAGLIARINEATTKKFGKTVGFINPLIYASHQQGVFRDVTVGNNDITGSLHGMYKAGPGWDACSGLGVPDGAALQKLLAA, from the coding sequence ATGGCAAGCCCAACCAAGCGTGTCGCGCTGGTGAACAGCGCACGGAAATTGCCGAAGGGCGCCAAGCTCGTCGGCGCGGCCGACCCCAAGCAGGAAATCGAGATCAGCGTTCGCCTGCGCGCCAAACGTGCCGATGACGACAAGGTGATGGCGCTTGGCGCACAACCGCCGCGGGAGCGACAATATCTTTCCCGCGCCGAGTTTGCCGAAGAGATGGGCGCCGATGCAGCCGACGTTGCCAAGATCGACGATTTCGCGCACCAGCACGAACTCAACGTCAAGAGCGTGCACCTGGCCTCCCGTACGGTGAAGCTGACCGGCACGGTGAAGGCGATGAGCGCGGCGTTCGGCGTCAAACTCAACAACGTCAGGCACGACGGGGCGACCTATCGCATGCGCAAGGGCAGCGTGCAGATACCCCCCGAGCTCGAGGATATCGTGGTCGGCGTGCACGGCCTCGACAACCGTCCCGTGGCTCAGCCGCACTTCCGCCGCAGGACGGCGACGAAGGGTGCGACCGCGCGCGCGGGGCAGGGCGGCAGCTTCTCGGTCGAGCAGATCGCCCAGCTCTACAATTTCCCCGGCGGCGAGACCGGCGCCGGCCAGTGCATCGCCATTATCGAACTCAACGACATCGACCAGAAGGGCCATCCCACGGGCGCTGGCTACAAGACCGCCGACCTGAAGACCTTCTTCAAGAAGGCGGGAATCGCGATGCCGCAGATCGCCCCCGCAAGCGTCGACGGCGGCGCCAACAAGCCCGGCCATTCCGATGCCGACGGCGAAGTCGTGCTCGACATCGAGGTGGCCGGTGCGATCGCGCCCGGCGCTAAAATTGTGGTCTATTTCGCGCCGAATACCACCAACGGCTTCATCGATGCGGTGAAGGCCGCGGTCCACGACACCGCGCGAAAGCCTTCGGTGATCTCGATCAGCTGGGGCGGACCGGAAGATCCGGAGAACTCGCAGCAATTCATCGACGGCCTGAACGAGGCGATCCGGGACGCCGCCGCGATGGGCGTCACCGTCTGCGTCGCCTCCGGCGACAATGGCTCGGCCGACATGGGCCAGGGCTGGGACGGCAAGCCGCATGCCGACTTCCCGGCGTCCAGCCCGTTCGCACTCGCCTGCGGCGGCACCAATCTGAAGGCGCCGAACGGCCACATCGACGAGGTGGTCTGGAATGGTGGGCTGCAGGGCGGCGCTGGCGGCGGCGGCGTCAGCGTCATGTTCGCGCAGCCGAAATACCAGGCCCACGCTCATGTGCCGAAATCGCCGACGCACCAGAGCGGCCGTGGCGTGCCCGATGTTGCCGGCGACGCCGATCCCGCGACCGGCTACCAGATCTTTCTGAACGGAGTCGTCACCACGATCGGCGGCACCAGCGCAGTGGCGCCCTTGATGGCCGGACTAATCGCCCGCATTAACGAAGCCACGACCAAGAAATTCGGCAAAACCGTCGGCTTCATCAACCCGCTGATCTACGCCTCGCACCAGCAAGGCGTGTTCCGCGACGTCACCGTCGGCAACAACGACATCACCGGCTCGCTGCACGGCATGTACAAGGCCGGCCCCGGCTGGGACGCCTGCTCCGGCCTCGGTGTCCCCGATGGTGCGGCATTGCAGAAGCTGCTCGCGGCGTAG
- a CDS encoding sulfate transporter family protein yields the protein MLDAAVKALSQMMSPPMRSILWRSIGVALVLIVVLAIGLQRLLSWFATYGEVWLEGLLGPGWHASLEVLAWIVSIAAGLGVVFGSVFLMPAITSLVASLFVDDVADIVEREYYPAERPGVALPFNQAIYEGVKAALLTIVVYLIALPFVFLAGAGFLIFFLAAAWLLGREYFELAAMRFRSPQEAKAMRRDNAATIFTAGLIIAAFVSIPIVNLATPIFGMAFMVHMHKRLSGSRPELIEPARQMR from the coding sequence ATGCTGGATGCCGCCGTGAAGGCGTTGTCGCAAATGATGTCGCCGCCGATGCGCTCGATCCTGTGGCGGTCGATCGGTGTCGCCTTGGTGCTGATTGTCGTGTTGGCGATCGGATTGCAGCGGCTGTTGAGCTGGTTTGCGACCTATGGCGAGGTCTGGCTCGAGGGCCTGCTCGGGCCAGGCTGGCACGCCTCGCTCGAGGTTCTGGCCTGGATCGTCTCGATCGCGGCGGGGCTTGGCGTCGTGTTCGGCAGTGTTTTCCTGATGCCCGCGATCACCTCGCTGGTGGCGAGCCTGTTCGTCGACGACGTCGCCGATATCGTCGAGCGCGAATATTATCCCGCCGAGCGGCCCGGCGTTGCGCTGCCCTTCAATCAGGCGATCTACGAGGGCGTCAAGGCCGCGCTGTTGACGATCGTGGTTTATCTGATCGCGCTGCCCTTCGTATTCCTGGCCGGCGCTGGCTTTCTGATCTTCTTCCTCGCGGCCGCCTGGCTGCTGGGCCGCGAATATTTCGAGCTCGCGGCAATGCGCTTCCGCTCGCCGCAGGAAGCCAAGGCGATGCGGCGCGACAACGCCGCGACCATCTTCACCGCCGGCCTGATCATCGCGGCCTTCGTCTCGATCCCGATCGTGAATTTGGCGACGCCGATCTTCGGCATGGCCTTCATGGTCCACATGCACAAGCGCCTGTCCGGATCGCGGCCCGAGCTGATCGAGCCGGCGCGGCAGATGCGATGA